A DNA window from Mucilaginibacter xinganensis contains the following coding sequences:
- a CDS encoding acyltransferase, producing the protein MPPAKTENIDWIDNLRIVALYAVIVLHSTSLLLMQYGKVAMSYWWVADFLNAAVRFAVPVFVMVTGALSLHREYEIGGFLKKRLLRVVVPFLFWSLVYVWYALHNEEIAFTSDIWANIKLVLHQLKYGSSYHLWYVYMLIGLYFFMPVIGKFVRHASEKEILYFLVVWFAVMLITQPYLVRYNPSVDMHYFAGFAGYLVLGHYLAFKDFKVKHLRLWMTLLFLFSIVLIAIGSRLVLLGHRWPSTMFFEPVSPPIVLLAASVFLIFKLSAPNLSPIVLRIRDFAGSYNYGIYLAHALVLYFLEGPFGISYKLCTPIIAIPVTALVCLVITLPLVWAINKIPFIGKWISG; encoded by the coding sequence ATGCCCCCTGCCAAAACCGAGAACATTGACTGGATAGACAACCTGCGAATTGTAGCCCTTTATGCTGTAATTGTGCTTCACAGCACCTCGCTGCTGCTGATGCAATATGGAAAAGTTGCAATGTCCTACTGGTGGGTAGCCGACTTTTTAAACGCTGCGGTGCGGTTTGCGGTGCCGGTTTTTGTAATGGTTACCGGTGCTTTATCACTGCACAGGGAGTATGAAATTGGTGGGTTTCTTAAAAAACGACTGCTGAGGGTGGTGGTGCCCTTCCTGTTCTGGAGTTTGGTTTATGTATGGTATGCCCTGCACAACGAAGAGATTGCCTTTACCAGCGACATCTGGGCAAATATCAAACTGGTATTGCACCAGTTAAAATATGGCAGTTCCTACCATTTATGGTATGTGTACATGCTGATAGGCCTCTACTTTTTTATGCCGGTTATCGGTAAATTTGTGCGGCATGCGTCAGAAAAAGAGATCCTTTATTTTCTGGTGGTTTGGTTTGCGGTGATGCTCATCACACAACCTTACCTCGTGCGTTATAATCCATCGGTTGATATGCATTACTTTGCCGGCTTTGCGGGTTACCTGGTGTTGGGACATTATTTAGCTTTTAAGGATTTTAAAGTAAAACATTTACGATTGTGGATGACCCTTCTTTTCCTGTTCAGTATCGTGCTCATAGCAATAGGGTCAAGGCTGGTGCTTTTGGGGCACCGGTGGCCGTCAACCATGTTTTTTGAACCGGTTAGTCCGCCCATTGTACTGCTGGCGGCAAGCGTATTCCTCATTTTTAAATTGTCAGCACCTAATTTATCACCAATTGTTCTGCGCATCCGTGACTTTGCCGGCAGCTACAACTATGGCATCTATCTCGCCCACGCACTGGTGCTGTATTTTTTGGAAGGTCCGTTTGGCATTAGCTACAAGCTTTGCACACCCATTATTGCTATCCCGGTCACTGCGCTGGTCTGTCTGGTAATCACATTGCCTTTGGTATGGGCTATAAATAAGATTCCTTTTATAGGAAAATGGATTTCAGGCTGA
- a CDS encoding dual specificity protein phosphatase family protein → MFKKLKSILIGTGLVLDYIYDNIHRVIVGVPRLKRSQITAHLFLGSQYNLVGLEKLKALGVTAIVNMRVHNDYSDAQHAGIKYLHLPTTDNTPPPLEVLLKGADFIDREIKNKGIVYVHCRQGLGRGPTMAIAYLIKTGLTYQDAYLMIKRVRKFINPRPGQVAKLKELEAYYNNLP, encoded by the coding sequence ATGTTTAAAAAACTTAAAAGTATTTTAATTGGCACGGGGCTGGTGTTAGATTACATTTACGACAATATCCACCGCGTGATAGTAGGTGTACCGCGTTTAAAGCGATCGCAGATAACAGCGCATTTATTTTTAGGCAGCCAGTATAACCTGGTTGGGCTGGAAAAGTTAAAGGCCCTGGGTGTTACTGCTATTGTAAATATGCGGGTGCATAACGATTACAGCGATGCCCAGCATGCGGGGATAAAATACCTGCACCTGCCTACTACTGATAATACGCCACCGCCATTGGAGGTGCTGTTAAAAGGAGCCGATTTTATTGACCGCGAAATAAAAAATAAGGGCATAGTTTACGTACACTGCCGGCAGGGGCTTGGAAGGGGGCCAACAATGGCAATAGCCTACCTGATAAAAACAGGGCTTACTTACCAGGATGCCTACCTGATGATAAAAAGGGTGAGGAAATTTATAAATCCCAGGCCGGGGCAGGTAGCAAAACTGAAAGAGTTAGAGGCATATTACAATAATCTCCCCTGA
- a CDS encoding polysaccharide deacetylase family protein yields MKRLTLCLLLFSCLANAQQKIKWPHHKKAVIILTYDDALDSQLKIAVPQLDAHHFKGTFFLTGDINHTNISKWRAAAAEGHELANHTLYHPCNSENMPENPLNASEKYSIYQIMREIYSMNNLLFAVDGKSERTYAYPCTETQVGGKSYVDSLRKSGLIKYARIGGDHDAIITDFKKLDPLLVPSYGLEEKTPGAKLIDFVNKTEQSGGMGVFMFHGVGGDYITTAADAHKELLSYLAKNRKDIWVATFQQAMDYISQANKQD; encoded by the coding sequence ATGAAAAGGCTTACCCTGTGCTTGCTATTATTCAGCTGTTTGGCCAATGCACAGCAAAAAATCAAATGGCCGCACCATAAAAAGGCGGTAATAATACTCACCTATGATGACGCGCTTGATTCGCAGTTAAAAATAGCCGTCCCTCAGCTGGATGCTCACCATTTCAAAGGCACATTTTTTTTAACAGGAGACATTAATCACACAAATATTTCAAAATGGCGGGCGGCAGCCGCCGAAGGGCATGAGTTGGCCAACCACACACTATACCACCCATGCAATAGTGAAAATATGCCGGAGAACCCTTTAAATGCCTCAGAAAAGTACTCCATCTATCAAATAATGCGCGAGATATATTCTATGAACAACCTGCTGTTTGCAGTAGATGGTAAAAGCGAACGCACTTATGCTTATCCATGTACCGAAACCCAGGTGGGCGGAAAAAGTTATGTTGATTCGCTTCGTAAATCGGGCCTTATAAAATATGCCCGTATCGGCGGAGATCATGATGCCATTATTACCGATTTCAAAAAGCTCGATCCCTTATTAGTTCCGTCATACGGACTTGAAGAAAAAACGCCTGGCGCTAAACTGATAGACTTTGTTAACAAAACTGAACAAAGTGGCGGTATGGGGGTTTTTATGTTTCACGGAGTAGGCGGCGATTATATTACCACAGCAGCGGATGCACATAAAGAATTGCTCAGCTATCTTGCAAAAAACAGGAAAGATATTTGGGTTGCTACTTTCCAGCAGGCAATGGATTATATTTCACAGGCAAATAAACAAGATTAA
- a CDS encoding sensor histidine kinase produces MQSFWKKSLGLPPVFSLEARIFNAICLASATCLFFTAVLNLLLGIQQLVILMAIFFTISLLCYYFSRFKDRLNTAIVVYLIASQVLLIINYKYNSGINGPSLLIFLLSHFLAISIIPLKQYWFWITLNILLVSTLLVVDYNYHGIIIDTYPDNKHRFIDFGFTYIFIVFFIFMVTVAVRKNYHGEKKLVEEKASELEAANETMNKLFSILAHDLRSPLASIQNYLEILSEFKLNEGERLSIQKELLKSTQNTQQMLANLLSWSRSQMQGVTVNLTNLDLKKTLESTFHIYQTVGTEKGIQVINQLNDAVFVLADADMLQLIIRNLINNALKFTNPGGCITVSAETIDDVCCIVIKDNGLGISFEQQSEIFSLKTAPTFGTKNEKGIGLGLLLCKEFTEIQGGKITFESTPGSGTTFYVSLRLGSSLTESGSYPGNSTRKQHPIK; encoded by the coding sequence ATGCAATCTTTCTGGAAAAAAAGTCTCGGTTTACCACCTGTTTTCTCCTTAGAGGCACGGATTTTTAATGCAATATGCCTGGCCTCTGCTACCTGCCTGTTTTTTACCGCCGTCTTAAACTTACTGCTCGGTATTCAACAGCTTGTTATATTGATGGCGATATTTTTTACTATCTCATTGCTCTGTTATTATTTCTCGCGTTTCAAAGATCGTTTGAACACCGCTATTGTTGTTTATTTGATCGCGAGCCAGGTGCTGCTTATCATAAATTACAAATACAATTCCGGCATCAACGGTCCTTCTCTTTTGATTTTTTTACTCTCCCACTTCCTCGCCATATCCATCATCCCGCTTAAACAGTACTGGTTTTGGATAACGCTGAATATTTTATTGGTTTCAACACTACTCGTGGTTGATTACAATTATCATGGGATAATAATTGATACCTATCCCGACAACAAACACCGTTTTATAGATTTCGGCTTTACGTATATTTTCATCGTATTTTTCATTTTCATGGTTACCGTAGCCGTACGAAAAAACTACCATGGTGAAAAGAAACTGGTTGAAGAAAAGGCTTCGGAACTGGAAGCGGCGAACGAAACTATGAACAAGCTGTTTTCTATTCTTGCACATGACCTCCGCTCGCCCTTGGCTTCTATTCAAAACTACCTGGAGATTCTTTCAGAATTCAAACTGAATGAGGGCGAACGGTTGTCTATACAAAAAGAACTGTTAAAGTCTACACAGAATACGCAACAAATGTTGGCAAACCTATTGTCATGGAGCAGATCGCAGATGCAGGGGGTAACTGTAAACTTAACTAACCTTGATCTAAAAAAAACACTGGAATCTACATTTCATATTTATCAAACTGTAGGTACAGAAAAAGGCATCCAGGTAATAAATCAATTGAACGATGCGGTTTTTGTTTTGGCTGATGCAGATATGCTGCAATTAATAATCAGAAACCTTATAAATAACGCCCTTAAATTTACCAACCCGGGTGGTTGTATCACTGTATCAGCAGAAACCATTGATGACGTTTGCTGCATCGTGATCAAAGATAACGGACTGGGGATATCTTTTGAACAACAAAGCGAGATTTTTTCACTCAAAACAGCACCGACTTTCGGTACAAAGAATGAAAAAGGCATTGGGTTAGGCTTGTTGCTGTGTAAAGAATTTACCGAAATCCAAGGCGGAAAAATAACTTTTGAAAGTACACCCGGCTCCGGTACTACATTTTACGTAAGCTTGAGATTGGGATCAAGCCTTACTGAAAGTGGGTCTTATCCCGGTAACTCAACAAGAAAACAACATCCCATTAAATAG
- a CDS encoding helix-turn-helix domain-containing protein, with product MLNIQTAFTLVNPQTGNLAFRLFSFDDNSQFDHLQRHNFYTVIWVTKGRGKLRFNFSEYDFEPGTLLAFAIYQPFMIMADAAFEGVAINFHPDFFCIHKHDKEVSCNGVLFNNIYEPPFVMVDEPAAAIFKMVLGQIKTEMQNPAVAQYELLMSYLKIFLITAVRLKTEQQPEANEILIDRKEPFILQNLKDAIETHFKEKHSASDYADLLNISAKALAKIAKAHFNRTISDMIADRIIIEAKRELYLTNKPVKEIAYALGYNDEYYFSRFFKINADVSPQVYRDTVGAGRAMVA from the coding sequence ATGCTCAATATCCAAACTGCGTTTACCTTGGTTAATCCGCAAACAGGCAACCTGGCTTTCAGGCTATTTTCGTTTGATGATAATAGCCAGTTCGATCATTTGCAACGCCATAACTTTTACACTGTAATTTGGGTTACAAAGGGCAGGGGAAAGCTGAGGTTCAATTTCTCGGAATATGATTTTGAACCAGGCACCTTGCTGGCTTTTGCTATTTATCAGCCCTTTATGATAATGGCTGATGCTGCGTTTGAAGGTGTTGCCATAAATTTTCACCCCGACTTTTTTTGTATTCATAAACATGATAAAGAGGTATCCTGCAACGGAGTTTTATTTAACAATATTTACGAACCGCCTTTTGTGATGGTTGATGAACCTGCTGCCGCTATTTTTAAAATGGTGCTGGGGCAAATTAAAACGGAAATGCAGAACCCGGCGGTTGCGCAGTATGAATTACTGATGTCATACCTCAAAATATTTTTGATAACCGCCGTAAGGTTAAAAACAGAACAGCAGCCCGAAGCAAATGAAATTTTAATAGACCGTAAAGAGCCGTTTATACTTCAAAACCTGAAGGATGCCATAGAAACCCATTTTAAAGAGAAACATTCGGCCAGTGATTATGCCGATCTGCTTAATATTTCGGCAAAGGCATTGGCTAAAATAGCAAAGGCACATTTTAACCGTACTATTAGCGATATGATTGCCGATCGCATTATTATTGAGGCCAAACGCGAACTGTATCTTACCAATAAGCCTGTAAAAGAAATAGCTTACGCACTGGGTTATAATGATGAATATTACTTTAGCAGGTTCTTTAAAATCAATGCTGATGTTTCGCCGCAGGTTTACCGTGATACAGTTGGTGCAGGACGGGCGATGGTAGCCTGA
- a CDS encoding pyridoxamine 5'-phosphate oxidase family protein → MNYPEIAFSDASKSFQERYGSRASYARMEPYKTTDGLTESETDFISHQDNFYLATIGENGFPYIQFRGGPKGFLKVLDDQTLGFIDFGGNKQYISIGNLVTNNKVSLFLLDQAAKARLKIFAEAEVLELKDYPELFDRLNLENYSFKPERIIRLNVKAYDWNCPQHITERYTLEEIRDEFMAQHEYINKLREENAILKQRLKILD, encoded by the coding sequence ATGAACTATCCGGAAATTGCTTTTTCAGATGCTTCCAAAAGTTTCCAGGAGCGCTATGGCAGCAGGGCAAGTTATGCCCGCATGGAGCCTTATAAAACTACTGATGGTTTAACAGAAAGTGAAACAGATTTTATTAGTCACCAGGATAATTTTTACCTGGCAACCATTGGCGAAAATGGGTTTCCTTATATCCAGTTCAGGGGTGGGCCTAAAGGGTTTTTAAAAGTTTTGGACGATCAAACGCTTGGGTTTATTGATTTTGGTGGCAATAAGCAATACATCTCCATAGGTAACCTGGTTACAAATAATAAAGTATCCTTGTTTTTATTGGATCAGGCGGCTAAAGCAAGATTAAAGATTTTTGCGGAAGCCGAGGTATTGGAACTTAAGGATTATCCGGAATTATTTGATCGGCTTAATCTTGAAAACTATAGCTTTAAGCCCGAGAGGATCATTCGTTTAAATGTGAAGGCCTATGACTGGAATTGCCCGCAGCACATTACGGAACGATATACACTTGAAGAGATCCGGGATGAATTTATGGCACAACATGAATATATTAACAAGTTACGCGAAGAAAACGCCATTTTAAAGCAGCGGTTAAAAATTTTAGATTAG
- a CDS encoding nuclear transport factor 2 family protein, with protein sequence MENKRYPLPPFTMETALQKVQAAEDAWNTRDPEKICLAYTVDTEWRNRTDFVNGREEVKQFLKDKWERELDYKLKKELWGFKENRMAVRFEYEWHNAEGQWYRSYGNELWEFDENGLMKKRYASINDLEINENDRYL encoded by the coding sequence ATGGAAAATAAACGATACCCCTTGCCGCCCTTTACAATGGAAACTGCACTACAGAAGGTGCAAGCCGCCGAAGATGCCTGGAATACCAGGGATCCTGAAAAAATTTGCCTGGCTTACACGGTTGATACCGAATGGCGCAACCGTACTGATTTTGTAAACGGGCGCGAAGAAGTAAAGCAATTTTTAAAGGATAAATGGGAAAGGGAGCTTGACTATAAGCTTAAAAAAGAACTTTGGGGTTTTAAGGAAAACCGTATGGCGGTAAGATTTGAATATGAATGGCATAACGCCGAAGGGCAGTGGTACCGCAGCTATGGCAACGAATTATGGGAGTTTGATGAGAATGGCTTAATGAAAAAGCGTTATGCCAGTATCAACGACCTGGAAATAAATGAAAACGACAGATATTTATAA
- a CDS encoding carboxymuconolactone decarboxylase family protein translates to MTRLKAISPDEATGKTKELFDAIHGKLGMVPNMMRTMGNSPALLEGYLNLSGALSHGKLGAKTGELLALAVSEQNNCDYCLSAHSFIGEKLVHIDTNTLQNARNANAADAKTDAILKFATVLLNKQGLVNDADVDTVKAAGLTDGEIGEIVGHVALNVLTNYFNNTANTSIDFPVVHAGQVA, encoded by the coding sequence ATGACACGTTTAAAAGCAATTAGCCCCGATGAGGCCACAGGAAAAACAAAAGAATTATTTGATGCGATACACGGTAAATTAGGTATGGTGCCCAACATGATGCGTACCATGGGTAACTCACCTGCCTTGCTGGAAGGTTATCTTAATTTAAGCGGTGCATTAAGCCATGGCAAACTGGGTGCTAAAACAGGCGAGCTGCTTGCGCTGGCGGTATCTGAGCAAAATAACTGTGACTATTGTTTATCTGCCCACTCATTTATAGGCGAAAAGCTGGTGCATATAGATACCAATACCTTACAAAATGCCCGTAATGCCAACGCTGCTGATGCAAAAACAGACGCCATATTGAAATTTGCCACAGTATTGCTTAACAAACAGGGCCTGGTGAATGATGCAGATGTTGACACAGTAAAGGCAGCAGGTTTAACAGACGGCGAAATTGGTGAAATTGTTGGCCATGTAGCATTAAATGTTTTAACCAATTACTTTAACAATACTGCAAATACAAGTATTGATTTCCCGGTTGTGCACGCAGGGCAGGTTGCTTAA
- a CDS encoding DUF3472 domain-containing protein codes for MKLNKVSTRISLLAFIGFSLTAFAGKARPNTNTIKSTDSLITVPIGGNSWRIAKDTIGGNVTNDGIADWADQQVRFNTYVRLTDKGSLKLWLNLKVADGTSRIAVSALKKTKEVTVTGNTAKDYYVGEWAVKDTGYLVIEIKGISKTGKSFADVSSIKLSGAATKGKTAYVKNNEGNYFYWGRRGPSVHLNYTVPEKMNAEWFYNEVTVPVGNDVMGSYFMADGFGEGYFGMQVNSPAERHILFSVWSPFVTDNPKDIPDDKKIVMLKKGANVHTGEFGSEGSGGQSYLLYNWKAGNTYKFLVRVKPDGNNHTTYTTWFFAPELGKWQLIASFSRPQTNTYLKHLHSFLENFEPEQGTMTRKVLFSNQWVADESGKWMQLTKAKFTNDNTGAKGYRMDFAGGTEGDAFYLKNCGFFNNYTARNTLFERPANSKMPEVELDKLP; via the coding sequence ATGAAACTAAATAAAGTAAGTACCCGAATCTCACTTTTAGCCTTTATTGGGTTTTCGTTAACGGCATTTGCAGGAAAAGCCCGGCCAAACACCAACACAATAAAAAGTACAGACAGCTTGATTACAGTCCCCATAGGTGGTAACTCATGGCGAATAGCCAAAGACACCATCGGCGGGAACGTAACTAATGATGGTATTGCAGACTGGGCAGATCAGCAGGTAAGATTTAACACTTATGTTCGCTTAACGGATAAGGGCAGTCTTAAACTATGGCTAAATCTTAAAGTAGCGGATGGCACAAGCCGAATTGCGGTATCGGCCTTAAAAAAGACGAAAGAAGTAACTGTTACCGGCAATACGGCAAAGGATTATTACGTGGGCGAATGGGCCGTTAAAGATACCGGCTACCTGGTTATAGAGATAAAAGGCATTAGTAAAACGGGAAAAAGCTTTGCGGATGTAAGCAGCATAAAACTATCCGGCGCCGCAACCAAAGGCAAAACTGCTTATGTAAAAAACAACGAGGGCAATTATTTTTATTGGGGTCGCAGGGGGCCATCCGTCCACTTAAACTATACTGTGCCAGAGAAAATGAATGCCGAATGGTTTTATAATGAAGTTACCGTACCGGTTGGCAATGACGTAATGGGTTCCTATTTTATGGCTGATGGTTTTGGCGAAGGCTATTTCGGGATGCAGGTAAACTCGCCTGCTGAAAGACATATCCTGTTTTCGGTATGGAGCCCGTTTGTAACCGATAACCCAAAAGACATTCCGGATGATAAAAAAATTGTAATGCTTAAAAAAGGCGCCAACGTGCATACCGGCGAATTTGGCAGCGAGGGTTCGGGCGGACAAAGCTACCTGCTGTATAACTGGAAGGCCGGTAATACCTATAAGTTTTTAGTGCGGGTTAAGCCCGATGGCAATAACCATACTACTTATACCACCTGGTTTTTTGCTCCGGAGCTGGGCAAATGGCAATTGATAGCCAGCTTTAGCCGCCCGCAAACCAATACTTACTTGAAACATCTGCACTCCTTTTTAGAGAATTTTGAGCCGGAGCAGGGAACTATGACCCGTAAAGTACTCTTTAGCAATCAATGGGTTGCTGACGAAAGCGGTAAATGGATGCAATTGACCAAAGCTAAGTTTACCAATGATAATACCGGTGCCAAAGGCTACCGAATGGATTTTGCAGGCGGTACAGAGGGCGATGCTTTTTACCTTAAAAACTGCGGTTTCTTTAATAATTATACCGCCCGCAATACGCTATTTGAAAGGCCTGCAAACAGTAAAATGCCGGAAGTGGAGCTGGATAAGTTACCGTGA
- a CDS encoding glycoside hydrolase domain-containing protein, with amino-acid sequence MNKYFYLSVFLLVCQLSIAQQIKYTTKNNDWDADSLGNHRVVLTLQKANTHLAKAIINWRRNDHHPETKQLFIVDSASGKRVMNVSVTGINRESCVLYFEPDAGNKKYFVYYLPYKVDRKSNYPNVKYMKAQPTAADNWLTTIPNSSDIEGATVESIESVNAMNSFYPMEVIATETEVNNLISQNSGRTYLVFPEDRQFVIKMKHDLPQRWITTGVRNVFNGEAKRGENYTYQLGIYPTAKDLNGVKIIFSDLKNKSGQVISSKVMSCINNGGTDYRGNSFTKEVDIAKGDVQAMWCLVNIPATAVAGTYEGTVTISPKNAENTKIGIRIKVEKATAVKGGINEPQRETRLAWLNSTLAQQNDVIKPYIPLVVKNNTIALLGRKVILDKTGFPKSIQTYFTPEMTSFSSIAKEVIAAPIKLVAENNVGAEKWQSKGVKFTETRAGTVKWDAVNTAANLQMDVSGTIEFDGFASYMVKVTALHDVDLKDIRMEIPFNKEASKYMMGLNLKGEKRPDSYEWKWDVPHKNQDGAWIGDVNAGLQYSLRDENYVRPLNTNFYLQKPLLLPTSWGNDNKGGIRINEKDNHVLVSNYSGARTMKKGDVLYYNFTLLITPFHPINTDFQWATRFYHKYSALDSIKQTGATVVNIHHGTPINPYINYPFIRWRQMKSYIDSAHQLGLKVKIYNTVRELSNSAYETFPMRSLGHEIYSPGKGGGYSWLQEHVADDYIAAWYVPEYKDAALINSGMSRWHNYYVEGMNWLVQNVGIDGIYLDDVAFDRITMKRIKRVLTKDGHPGIIDLHSANQYNKSDGFNNSGNLYLEHFPYLNRLWFGEYFDYEKNSPDFFLTEVSGIPFGLMGEMLQGGGNPWRGMIYGMTNRMPWSDNADPRPIWKVWDDFGMQGTKMIGYWVEKNPVKTNNPEVLATIYKKERSALVSIASWAKDDTTIKLQINWKALGIDPAKATITAPAVNNFQQSASFKDGDEIKVEKGKGWLLVLKEEK; translated from the coding sequence ATGAATAAATATTTTTACTTATCCGTTTTTCTCCTCGTCTGTCAGCTTTCTATCGCGCAGCAAATCAAATACACTACAAAAAATAATGATTGGGATGCTGATTCGCTCGGTAACCACAGGGTGGTGTTAACGCTTCAAAAAGCCAACACGCATTTAGCTAAAGCTATCATTAACTGGCGGCGCAATGATCATCACCCGGAAACGAAACAACTGTTTATCGTTGATTCCGCATCGGGTAAAAGGGTAATGAATGTGTCTGTAACCGGCATTAACCGCGAAAGTTGTGTGCTGTATTTTGAGCCTGATGCCGGTAATAAAAAATACTTTGTTTATTATTTGCCGTATAAGGTTGACAGGAAATCAAATTATCCCAACGTTAAATACATGAAGGCGCAACCTACCGCTGCCGATAACTGGTTAACTACTATTCCCAATAGCAGCGACATAGAAGGCGCAACAGTTGAATCCATCGAATCTGTAAACGCCATGAACAGCTTTTACCCTATGGAGGTGATAGCGACAGAAACTGAGGTAAACAACCTTATTTCGCAAAATTCAGGCAGAACCTATTTGGTTTTCCCGGAAGACAGGCAGTTTGTTATAAAAATGAAACATGACCTTCCTCAGCGATGGATCACGACCGGTGTAAGAAACGTTTTTAACGGCGAAGCAAAACGGGGTGAAAATTATACCTATCAATTAGGCATTTACCCAACAGCCAAAGATTTGAATGGGGTAAAAATTATTTTCTCTGACCTGAAAAACAAATCAGGGCAGGTGATTTCATCAAAAGTAATGTCTTGTATTAATAACGGGGGAACCGATTATAGGGGAAATTCGTTTACTAAAGAAGTTGATATAGCTAAAGGCGATGTTCAAGCCATGTGGTGCCTGGTAAATATCCCGGCAACAGCCGTTGCTGGTACCTATGAAGGTACGGTAACTATTTCGCCAAAAAATGCGGAGAATACCAAAATTGGTATCCGGATAAAAGTTGAAAAGGCTACAGCCGTTAAAGGCGGAATTAATGAACCACAAAGGGAAACCCGCCTGGCCTGGTTAAACTCAACCCTGGCGCAACAAAATGATGTAATAAAACCCTATATCCCGCTGGTGGTAAAAAACAACACCATTGCACTGTTGGGCCGTAAGGTAATACTGGATAAAACAGGCTTCCCGAAAAGTATCCAGACTTATTTTACGCCCGAAATGACCTCGTTTTCAAGCATAGCCAAAGAAGTTATTGCCGCGCCAATTAAGCTGGTAGCAGAAAATAATGTTGGTGCTGAAAAATGGCAATCAAAAGGGGTGAAATTTACCGAAACACGGGCCGGCACAGTTAAATGGGACGCTGTTAACACCGCTGCCAACCTGCAAATGGATGTATCAGGCACTATTGAGTTTGATGGTTTTGCTTCATACATGGTAAAGGTTACGGCTTTGCATGATGTGGATTTGAAGGATATCAGGATGGAAATTCCTTTTAATAAGGAGGCCTCCAAATACATGATGGGGCTCAATTTGAAGGGTGAAAAGCGACCTGATAGCTACGAATGGAAATGGGATGTGCCGCATAAAAACCAGGACGGCGCATGGATTGGGGATGTGAATGCAGGCCTGCAATATTCGCTGCGGGATGAAAATTATGTGCGCCCACTTAATACCAATTTCTATCTTCAAAAACCTTTATTGCTGCCAACTTCATGGGGCAATGATAACAAGGGCGGCATCAGGATCAACGAGAAGGATAACCATGTTTTGGTAAGTAACTATAGCGGTGCCCGCACAATGAAAAAGGGCGATGTACTATATTATAATTTTACCTTACTGATTACGCCTTTCCATCCGATAAATACAGATTTTCAGTGGGCAACCCGCTTTTACCATAAATACAGTGCCCTTGACAGCATTAAGCAAACCGGGGCAACCGTAGTTAACATCCACCACGGAACGCCGATAAATCCTTATATCAACTATCCGTTCATCAGGTGGCGCCAAATGAAAAGTTACATTGATTCGGCGCATCAGCTGGGTTTGAAGGTGAAGATCTATAACACCGTACGCGAATTGTCGAACAGTGCTTATGAAACCTTTCCGATGCGCAGCCTTGGGCACGAGATTTATTCGCCCGGCAAGGGGGGAGGTTATTCATGGTTGCAGGAGCATGTAGCCGACGATTATATTGCAGCCTGGTATGTGCCGGAATATAAAGATGCCGCGTTAATAAACAGCGGGATGAGCCGATGGCACAACTACTATGTGGAAGGCATGAACTGGCTGGTGCAAAACGTAGGCATTGATGGCATTTACCTGGACGATGTGGCATTTGACCGCATTACCATGAAACGGATTAAACGTGTGCTCACCAAAGATGGGCATCCAGGTATTATCGACCTGCACTCTGCCAATCAATACAACAAAAGCGATGGCTTTAACAACAGCGGGAACCTTTACCTGGAGCATTTTCCATATCTGAACAGGCTTTGGTTTGGCGAATATTTTGATTATGAAAAAAACTCACCTGATTTCTTTTTAACCGAAGTATCGGGCATTCCGTTTGGTTTAATGGGCGAAATGCTGCAGGGAGGCGGCAACCCGTGGCGTGGAATGATATACGGGATGACCAACCGCATGCCATGGAGTGATAACGCCGATCCCCGCCCCATCTGGAAGGTTTGGGATGATTTTGGCATGCAAGGCACTAAGATGATTGGCTACTGGGTCGAAAAAAATCCGGTAAAAACCAATAATCCGGAGGTGCTGGCAACCATCTACAAAAAAGAGCGTAGTGCGCTGGTATCTATAGCCAGCTGGGCAAAAGATGATACAACCATTAAATTACAAATAAACTGGAAAGCCTTAGGCATTGATCCGGCAAAAGCAACCATAACAGCCCCTGCAGTCAATAACTTTCAGCAGTCCGCAAGCTTTAAAGATGGTGACGAAATAAAGGTTGAAAAGGGCAAGGGCTGGTTGCTGGTGTTAAAAGAGGAAAAATAA